From the Leptolyngbya sp. O-77 genome, one window contains:
- a CDS encoding efflux RND transporter periplasmic adaptor subunit, whose amino-acid sequence MLRSLSSLWNRQPAEGGRLPRGSNLALFLACSLVGLVAIAGCRIPSETAQAQQTQPGQPGGPSGGRPGGGPGGPGQGGPASVETAIARTGSLQEAPTYTGTTQPVRQASLRSQAEGRLLELGVDVGDSVREGEVVGRLDSRLLSAAVNQDRAELAALESQVAQAQAEVSDARAQAAQAEVELQQARLDSDRLQKLAAEGAISQQQADQAKTAALSAEQVFRSAQERIRTRERAVVAAQRRVQAQQATVAETRERQTFSLLTAPLTGIVLERLTEPGNLVQPGNEVLKVGDFSALKVAVQVSELDLGQLQVGQAVEVRLDAFPDETFVGRVSRISPAADPSSRLVPVEVVIPNSGSRRLGSGLLARVQFQTGQAGRVVIPEEALEAGGEGNDSVLFVVQGEGAEARAVARPVQVGDRANGRIEILSGLQPGESFVLRSSRPLEDGQTVRLSILSEG is encoded by the coding sequence ATGCTGCGCTCTCTCTCGTCTCTCTGGAATCGTCAGCCTGCGGAGGGCGGTCGTCTGCCTCGCGGTTCAAACCTTGCCCTGTTTCTCGCCTGTTCTCTGGTGGGGCTAGTGGCGATCGCCGGATGCCGCATTCCCTCGGAAACGGCGCAGGCGCAGCAGACCCAGCCAGGGCAACCAGGCGGCCCCAGCGGCGGGCGACCGGGCGGCGGGCCGGGTGGGCCGGGGCAAGGCGGCCCGGCTTCGGTGGAAACGGCGATCGCCCGAACTGGCTCTTTGCAGGAAGCGCCTACCTACACAGGCACAACGCAACCCGTGCGGCAGGCATCGCTGCGATCGCAGGCAGAGGGACGGCTCCTGGAATTGGGTGTAGACGTGGGCGACTCGGTGCGAGAGGGCGAGGTGGTGGGACGGCTGGATAGTCGGCTGCTGTCGGCAGCGGTCAACCAGGATCGAGCCGAGCTAGCGGCACTGGAGTCGCAGGTTGCCCAGGCGCAGGCAGAGGTGAGCGATGCCCGCGCTCAGGCGGCTCAGGCCGAGGTAGAGTTGCAACAGGCCCGGCTAGATAGCGATCGCCTGCAAAAGTTGGCCGCCGAGGGAGCCATTTCCCAGCAGCAAGCAGACCAGGCGAAAACCGCCGCCCTCTCCGCTGAGCAGGTGTTCCGCTCGGCTCAGGAGCGCATCCGCACCCGCGAACGGGCGGTCGTCGCTGCCCAGCGCCGCGTCCAGGCCCAGCAGGCCACCGTCGCCGAAACCCGCGAACGCCAGACCTTCAGCCTGCTGACCGCGCCCCTCACGGGCATTGTCCTGGAACGACTGACAGAACCAGGCAACCTGGTGCAACCGGGCAACGAAGTTCTGAAAGTGGGCGACTTCAGTGCCCTCAAGGTGGCCGTGCAGGTCTCAGAACTTGACCTGGGGCAACTCCAGGTCGGCCAGGCTGTTGAAGTCCGGCTGGATGCCTTTCCCGACGAAACCTTTGTGGGGCGCGTCAGCCGCATTTCGCCCGCCGCCGACCCCAGTTCTCGACTCGTCCCCGTTGAGGTCGTCATTCCCAACTCCGGCAGCCGCCGACTGGGGAGCGGTCTGCTGGCGCGGGTGCAGTTTCAGACGGGGCAAGCTGGCCGCGTGGTGATTCCCGAAGAAGCACTAGAAGCAGGCGGCGAAGGCAACGACTCGGTGCTGTTTGTGGTGCAAGGCGAGGGTGCAGAAGCCAGAGCCGTTGCTCGACCCGTGCAGGTGGGCGATCGCGCGAACGGTCGCATCGAAATCCTCTCCGGCCTCCAGCCTGGTGAATCCTTTGTCCTCCGCAGCAGCCGCCCCCTAGAAGACGGACAAACCGTTCGGCTGAGCATTCTGTCTGAAGGTTGA
- a CDS encoding efflux RND transporter permease subunit yields MTSLSTLSIRRHIGTLMLTLTAIVLGVFFLVRLPVDLLPSITYPRIGVRVDAPGVAPEVAVDEITRPLEQAFSATDGVQQIYSQTREGQVSVDLYFRPGGNIDRALNDATASFNRARSRLPNTIQEPRIFKFDPSQLPVYEFALTSDSLQSVDLRVFADEELARELSVVPGVASVDVSGGVREEVQVNVDINRLQALGVGLTDLLNTLRGRNQDVSGGRLRGGEAEVLIRTVGRFQSAEELRNLSLPVNGASSASGGEVSTSSFPEARRVYLRDVAQVVDGTEEQRIFVTLNGDPAVKVSIQKQPDANTVSVVEGVKQRLAELEQAGLFPTGMAVRTTLDESRFIRNSISNVAMSGLIGALLAAIAVLLFLGSLRQTLIIVFAIPLATLIAILLMGTFGLTLNVFSLGGLALGVGIVVDNSIVMLESIVQGVEAAKRRRAVNSIETAEYSTTEDVEIPDESNSGGNDYGYSNGHSNGHDSGNGHGNGNGNGNGNGNGSGNSNGNGNGNGIYASRGHDYDPSSDADNVTRGRTGKQVSATAFLLRQAELASQQLESALVASTTTNLVSVLPFLLIGGFFSLLFSQLILTISFAVAASLIVALTVVPMLTSRLLAVRWSSRVGDSAPLRAFRARLADATHTYVRGLSWVLRHRLVVIGLAIALFGGTSFWMAGQLPQEILPRINTGQARLNAQFAPGTSLADNRRVMELADQILLQQPEVEYLFSTAGGSLFGTNTNANPLRGSSTITLRPGTNVAEFTERMTAELNRLNLVGTRLRLSPESVRGLIVNNSPVRGADVDILLQGSDTRSLEQAGREVLAALDSQARQARYRPDADQAQPEIQVRPDWERASQLGLSTEDIGDTIQTAITGSVPTQLQRGDRLVDIRVQLADNAIQRPAQLAQLPVFTSGGQLVRLADVARIEAGEAPGEIQRINQRQIVQIVGNLVDGANLSDAIAESDAILASLTLPEGVSRLPSASAQSAQEVRSSLILLGGLAAFLVFVVMAVQYNSLVDPLVIMLTVPLALAGGIFGLFLTQTAIGATVIVGAVLLVGIVVNNAIILVELANQIREEQGLDHRSAMLQAAPQRLQPILMTTITTVLGMFPLALGIGEGSEFLRPLGIVVFSGLSLATLLTLFIIPSFYTLLHEVPWAKGAKLGAKRLRQLSGSTRKQPLTK; encoded by the coding sequence ATGACCTCCCTCAGCACCCTCTCCATCCGCCGCCACATCGGCACGCTCATGCTTACCCTGACGGCCATCGTCCTGGGAGTTTTCTTCTTGGTGCGGCTGCCGGTGGATTTGCTGCCGTCCATTACCTATCCGCGCATTGGGGTGCGGGTGGATGCGCCGGGGGTTGCGCCAGAAGTGGCGGTGGACGAGATTACGCGACCGCTAGAGCAGGCATTTTCGGCCACCGATGGCGTGCAGCAAATCTATTCCCAAACGCGGGAGGGGCAGGTCAGCGTAGACCTTTACTTTCGTCCTGGGGGCAATATCGATCGCGCCTTAAACGACGCAACGGCTTCCTTCAATCGTGCCCGCAGCCGATTGCCCAACACGATTCAAGAGCCGCGAATTTTTAAGTTCGACCCGTCCCAGCTTCCGGTGTATGAGTTTGCGCTGACATCCGATTCGCTCCAGTCGGTTGATCTGCGCGTGTTTGCCGACGAAGAACTGGCGCGGGAACTGTCGGTGGTGCCGGGGGTGGCCAGTGTGGATGTGTCGGGCGGCGTGCGCGAAGAGGTGCAGGTGAATGTAGACATCAATCGTCTGCAAGCGCTGGGCGTAGGCTTGACCGATCTGCTCAATACCCTGCGGGGGCGCAATCAGGACGTGTCGGGTGGGCGCTTGCGAGGCGGGGAAGCAGAAGTGCTGATCCGCACCGTCGGACGGTTCCAGTCGGCAGAGGAACTGCGGAATCTGTCGCTGCCCGTAAACGGGGCCAGCAGCGCGTCTGGCGGCGAGGTATCGACCAGCAGTTTTCCAGAAGCGCGGCGCGTCTACCTGCGAGATGTGGCGCAGGTGGTGGATGGCACTGAGGAACAGCGGATTTTTGTGACGTTGAACGGCGACCCGGCGGTCAAGGTTAGCATTCAAAAGCAGCCCGATGCCAATACAGTGTCGGTGGTAGAAGGGGTGAAGCAGCGGCTAGCAGAATTGGAGCAAGCGGGACTCTTCCCAACGGGCATGGCGGTTCGCACCACGCTGGACGAGTCGCGGTTTATTCGCAACTCGATTTCCAACGTGGCCATGTCGGGACTAATCGGGGCGCTGCTGGCGGCGATCGCCGTCCTCCTGTTTCTAGGCTCACTCCGCCAAACCCTGATCATCGTATTCGCCATTCCCCTGGCTACGCTGATTGCAATTTTGCTCATGGGCACTTTTGGGCTGACGCTGAACGTGTTTAGCCTGGGCGGTCTGGCGCTGGGCGTGGGCATTGTGGTAGACAACTCCATCGTGATGCTGGAGAGCATCGTGCAGGGCGTAGAGGCCGCCAAGCGTCGCCGCGCCGTAAACAGCATTGAGACTGCTGAATACTCCACGACCGAGGATGTGGAAATACCAGATGAATCGAACAGCGGCGGGAATGATTACGGTTACAGCAATGGACATAGCAACGGTCACGATTCCGGCAATGGACACGGCAATGGCAATGGCAACGGCAATGGCAACGGGAATGGAAGCGGAAATAGCAACGGGAATGGGAATGGCAACGGGATTTATGCCAGCCGTGGACACGACTATGACCCCAGCAGCGATGCTGACAATGTGACCCGTGGACGCACAGGCAAACAAGTCAGCGCGACGGCATTTCTCCTGCGCCAGGCGGAACTGGCCAGCCAGCAGCTAGAGTCGGCGCTGGTCGCGTCTACAACCACCAACCTGGTGTCTGTGTTGCCCTTTTTGCTGATTGGCGGTTTCTTTTCGTTGTTGTTTAGCCAGTTGATTCTGACCATTAGCTTTGCGGTGGCAGCTTCGCTGATCGTGGCGCTGACGGTGGTGCCCATGCTGACCTCGCGGCTGCTGGCGGTGCGCTGGTCGAGTCGGGTGGGCGATTCGGCTCCGCTGCGGGCGTTTCGAGCGCGGCTGGCAGATGCGACCCATACCTATGTGCGGGGGCTATCGTGGGTGCTGCGGCATCGGCTGGTGGTGATTGGGCTGGCGATCGCCCTGTTTGGCGGTACGAGCTTCTGGATGGCGGGCCAACTTCCGCAGGAGATTTTGCCCCGCATCAACACGGGCCAGGCCCGGCTCAACGCCCAGTTTGCCCCCGGCACCTCCCTAGCAGACAACCGCCGGGTGATGGAACTGGCCGACCAGATTTTGCTACAACAGCCCGAAGTGGAGTATCTCTTTTCCACCGCAGGCGGGTCGCTGTTTGGCACAAACACCAACGCCAACCCCCTGCGCGGCTCCAGCACCATTACCCTGAGGCCGGGAACCAATGTGGCTGAGTTTACTGAGCGGATGACCGCCGAACTGAATCGGCTGAACCTGGTGGGAACGCGCCTGCGGCTGAGTCCAGAATCGGTGCGGGGGTTGATTGTGAACAACTCGCCCGTGCGCGGGGCCGATGTAGATATCCTGCTCCAGGGGAGTGACACCCGTTCTCTGGAACAGGCGGGACGCGAAGTGCTGGCAGCCTTGGATTCGCAGGCCCGGCAGGCCCGCTATCGCCCCGATGCAGATCAGGCGCAGCCCGAAATCCAGGTGCGCCCAGACTGGGAGCGAGCTTCGCAGTTGGGCCTCTCCACCGAAGATATTGGCGACACGATTCAAACCGCCATTACGGGATCAGTGCCCACGCAACTCCAGCGGGGCGATCGCCTGGTAGATATCCGCGTGCAGCTTGCCGACAATGCCATCCAGCGCCCAGCCCAGCTTGCCCAACTGCCCGTCTTTACGAGCGGTGGTCAGCTTGTGCGGCTGGCCGACGTGGCGCGGATCGAGGCTGGCGAAGCGCCTGGAGAAATTCAGCGGATCAACCAGCGGCAAATTGTCCAAATCGTAGGCAACCTGGTGGATGGCGCAAACCTCAGCGATGCGATCGCCGAGTCAGACGCAATCCTGGCGAGCCTGACGCTGCCCGAAGGCGTGAGCCGCCTGCCCAGCGCCAGTGCCCAAAGCGCCCAGGAAGTCCGCTCGTCCCTAATTCTGCTGGGGGGGCTGGCCGCCTTCTTGGTGTTTGTGGTGATGGCGGTGCAATACAACTCGCTGGTTGATCCGCTGGTGATCATGCTGACGGTTCCCCTGGCGCTGGCGGGGGGCATTTTCGGCCTGTTCCTAACCCAGACGGCGATCGGCGCGACGGTGATCGTGGGCGCTGTGCTGCTGGTGGGCATTGTGGTCAACAACGCCATCATTCTGGTAGAACTGGCGAATCAAATCCGCGAAGAGCAAGGGTTAGACCACCGCAGCGCCATGCTGCAAGCCGCGCCGCAGCGCCTCCAGCCCATCCTGATGACCACCATTACCACCGTGCTGGGGATGTTTCCGCTGGCGCTGGGCATTGGCGAAGGGTCAGAATTCCTGCGGCCGCTGGGCATTGTCGTGTTTTCGGGTCTGTCGCTGGCGACGCTGCTGACGCTGTTTATCATCCCCAGCTTCTACACGCTGCTGCATGAAGTGCCCTGGGCCAAAGGCGCAAAGCTGGGCGCAAAGCGGCTGCGGCAACTCAGCGGCTCGACTCGCAAGCAGCCGCTGACCAAGTGA
- a CDS encoding FAD-binding oxidoreductase: protein MWPRFQRDGKQFSKIYSIASSPSRCPEVELCVSRVGWSSAYLQDLPVGGAIALRGPYGLMTLAQVPDRPRLYIARGFGHCPAKSQIDWLYEENFDQPVWLVQANPETPDCLPYEAYWQALSQQWAAFCYLPTRPAQICQTLTQLGIDWTGVDVDICAVGDRPAQLQDIAVLLGAKLDQVRSESFYAF from the coding sequence GTGTGGCCCCGATTTCAGCGAGACGGCAAGCAGTTCAGCAAGATTTACTCCATCGCGTCGTCGCCCTCGCGCTGCCCAGAAGTCGAACTGTGCGTGTCGCGGGTGGGCTGGAGTTCCGCCTATTTACAAGATTTACCCGTTGGCGGGGCGATCGCCCTGCGCGGCCCCTACGGCTTGATGACGCTAGCGCAAGTTCCCGATCGGCCGCGCCTGTATATTGCCCGAGGGTTCGGGCATTGCCCCGCTAAAAGCCAGATCGACTGGCTCTACGAGGAGAACTTTGACCAACCCGTGTGGCTGGTGCAGGCGAATCCAGAAACGCCGGACTGTTTGCCCTACGAGGCGTATTGGCAAGCGCTCTCGCAGCAGTGGGCAGCGTTCTGCTATTTACCCACGCGGCCGGCTCAGATCTGCCAAACGTTGACCCAGTTGGGCATTGACTGGACTGGGGTGGATGTAGACATTTGCGCGGTGGGCGATCGCCCAGCCCAGCTTCAGGATATAGCGGTGCTGCTGGGGGCTAAACTAGACCAGGTACGCTCAGAATCGTTTTACGCCTTTTAA
- the lepB gene encoding signal peptidase I, translated as MTTPPGDPPASDASLPNASEPSPTVTSPSSPETLVGDRANLQTQRSAGFWKTQRENGLVLAIALALALVIRLFVAEPRYIPSDSMVPTLQVGDRLVVEKVSYRLHPPEQGDIVVFDPPAQLQQLGYTTDQAFIKRVIAQPGQTVQVHLGKVWIDGEPLTEPYIAEPPGYEMRPVTVPPGHVFVMGDNRNNSNDSHVWGFLPVENIIGRAVFRFYPIARFGKLETAFPKADTLETATSETSTSEAPAS; from the coding sequence ATGACGACTCCGCCCGGTGACCCGCCCGCCTCAGACGCTTCGCTGCCCAATGCCAGCGAACCCAGCCCAACGGTCACTTCCCCAAGCTCACCCGAAACACTGGTGGGCGATCGCGCAAACCTGCAAACTCAGCGCAGCGCTGGCTTTTGGAAAACCCAGCGAGAGAATGGGCTGGTTTTGGCGATCGCCCTGGCGCTGGCGCTCGTGATTCGGCTATTTGTAGCGGAGCCGAGGTATATCCCATCGGACTCGATGGTGCCGACGCTGCAAGTGGGCGATCGCCTGGTGGTGGAAAAAGTGTCCTATCGGCTGCATCCGCCAGAACAGGGCGACATTGTGGTGTTTGACCCGCCCGCCCAGCTTCAGCAGTTGGGCTACACCACCGACCAAGCATTCATCAAGCGCGTCATTGCTCAGCCAGGACAAACCGTGCAGGTTCACTTGGGCAAGGTCTGGATCGACGGAGAACCCCTGACGGAACCCTACATTGCAGAGCCACCGGGCTACGAAATGCGTCCTGTGACGGTGCCACCCGGCCATGTCTTCGTCATGGGCGACAACCGCAACAACAGCAACGACTCCCACGTTTGGGGGTTTTTGCCTGTTGAAAACATCATCGGCCGCGCCGTGTTCCGCTTTTATCCGATTGCCCGCTTTGGCAAGCTAGAAACTGCTTTTCCAAAAGCAGACACATTAGAGACAGCAACAAGCGAGACATCAACAAGCGAAGCCCCAGCCAGTTAG
- the psb35 gene encoding photosystem II assembly protein Psb35, with amino-acid sequence MLNVLSINALLLVEPAVSAAQDGAGISLAAVFVVGFLAAAGLGSIAWYNSRRPTGWENKERPDVVPEVDPNPHV; translated from the coding sequence GTGCTGAACGTGCTGAGTATTAACGCTTTACTTCTAGTTGAACCTGCTGTATCGGCTGCCCAAGATGGGGCGGGCATATCGCTGGCTGCGGTCTTTGTCGTCGGCTTTTTGGCAGCGGCTGGCTTGGGTTCTATTGCCTGGTATAACTCGCGCCGCCCGACGGGTTGGGAAAATAAAGAGCGCCCTGACGTTGTGCCCGAAGTCGATCCAAACCCCCATGTTTAG
- a CDS encoding aspartoacylase, protein MDRIRRVLLVGGTHGNELTGIYLIRRFQYAPQLISRPSFETMTLLSNLEAIAAGVRYIDQDMNRCCDRAHLELPDPVDYEIRRAQEINRRFGPSGSTPADVILDIHSTTSNMGMTLILDDHHPFKLRLAAALSAQQPDLRIYSSADSGRQQDALRSLGRFGICLEVGPVAQGVLQADLFQRTEALVQQILDVLDQQNWDKPLPAVQPLTVYRYLGTVPYPRDAEGQITAMIHPQLQGQDYERLSPGDPMFLSLTGETLPYTGETVAFPVFINEAAYYEKDIAMVLTQRQEIQLGAIEPLSTKPQE, encoded by the coding sequence ATGGATAGGATTCGGCGAGTACTGCTGGTCGGCGGCACACATGGCAACGAGTTGACGGGAATTTACCTGATCCGGAGATTTCAATACGCTCCCCAACTCATCTCGCGCCCCAGTTTCGAGACAATGACACTGCTGAGCAATCTGGAGGCGATCGCCGCTGGAGTGCGTTACATCGATCAGGATATGAACCGATGCTGCGATCGCGCCCATTTGGAACTACCAGACCCCGTCGATTATGAAATCCGTCGGGCGCAAGAGATCAACCGCCGCTTTGGGCCATCCGGCTCCACACCTGCCGATGTCATTCTCGATATCCACAGCACCACGTCGAACATGGGGATGACGCTAATCCTGGATGATCACCACCCGTTCAAACTGAGACTGGCAGCAGCCCTCAGCGCCCAACAGCCCGACCTGCGGATTTACAGTTCGGCCGACTCAGGGCGACAGCAAGACGCGCTGCGATCGCTCGGTCGGTTTGGTATTTGCCTGGAGGTTGGCCCGGTGGCTCAGGGCGTGCTACAGGCAGACCTGTTTCAGCGCACCGAGGCGCTGGTTCAGCAAATCCTGGATGTGCTAGACCAGCAAAACTGGGACAAACCGTTGCCTGCGGTACAACCGCTAACTGTTTATCGATATTTGGGTACGGTACCCTACCCCAGAGATGCCGAGGGACAAATCACCGCTATGATCCATCCCCAACTCCAGGGGCAGGACTACGAAAGACTGAGTCCTGGTGACCCAATGTTTCTCTCACTCACCGGAGAAACCCTGCCCTATACAGGCGAAACCGTCGCGTTTCCCGTGTTTATCAACGAGGCCGCCTACTATGAGAAAGACATTGCGATGGTGCTAACGCAGCGGCAAGAGATCCAATTGGGCGCGATAGAACCGCTATCCACAAAACCGCAGGAATAG
- a CDS encoding SpoIID/LytB domain-containing protein: MIQTLKYTGFLQALVKLGFKLGKRSWWLTAVLWLVAIAPARAELDLRVSIERDVPAVQIGSNTASVLKDGSGRVLGQLPQGTSLIATPDTAGLRVNDWQLSAVWLEPQNGGFVYIDNPNDNTRGRYYRGRVLVVPTSSGLTAVNYVDLEEYLYSVVGSEMPASWHLEALKAQAVAARTYALYQRQTSGNTVFDVGNTTRWQAYGGAEKEASSTIAAVRATRGQVLTYNGQLINAVYHSSSGGHTENSEDVWVSPLPYLRGVPDYDQAAPVFQWTETFTAEQMRQRITGVGNILRFELVQASPNQRLRRVRVVGDAGSRELTGDQMRQALNLRSTLFTIQPQAGQVASAQGAAAPPSFQVTGRGFGHGIGMSQYGAFGMASQGSSYRDIVTHYYRGAILSRIRVQ, translated from the coding sequence GTGATTCAAACGCTGAAATACACAGGCTTTTTGCAAGCCCTCGTCAAGCTGGGTTTCAAACTGGGCAAACGCTCCTGGTGGCTGACGGCAGTGCTGTGGCTGGTGGCGATCGCCCCTGCTCGTGCCGAACTTGACCTGCGCGTGTCGATCGAGCGCGACGTGCCCGCCGTGCAAATTGGTAGCAACACCGCCTCTGTTCTCAAAGATGGCTCTGGGCGGGTGCTGGGGCAACTTCCTCAGGGAACCTCCCTCATCGCTACGCCCGATACCGCAGGTCTGAGGGTGAACGACTGGCAACTTAGTGCTGTCTGGCTAGAGCCACAAAACGGCGGCTTTGTCTACATCGACAACCCCAACGACAACACGCGCGGCCGTTACTATCGCGGGCGAGTGCTGGTGGTTCCCACCTCCTCCGGACTAACTGCTGTAAATTATGTTGACCTGGAGGAGTACCTCTACAGCGTGGTAGGCAGCGAAATGCCCGCAAGCTGGCATCTGGAAGCCCTCAAAGCCCAGGCGGTTGCTGCCCGTACCTACGCCCTCTATCAGCGGCAAACCAGCGGCAACACCGTTTTCGACGTGGGGAACACAACCCGCTGGCAGGCCTATGGCGGCGCAGAAAAAGAAGCCAGCAGCACTATCGCTGCTGTGCGAGCAACCCGTGGGCAAGTGCTAACCTACAACGGGCAACTCATCAACGCAGTTTATCACTCCTCCTCTGGCGGGCATACGGAAAACTCCGAAGATGTATGGGTGAGTCCGCTGCCTTACCTGCGCGGCGTGCCCGACTATGACCAAGCAGCTCCCGTGTTCCAGTGGACAGAAACCTTTACGGCTGAGCAGATGCGGCAGCGCATTACGGGCGTTGGCAATATCCTCCGGTTTGAACTGGTACAGGCTTCGCCTAATCAGCGGTTGCGGCGGGTGCGTGTGGTAGGCGATGCAGGCAGCAGAGAGCTAACGGGCGATCAGATGCGGCAGGCGCTAAATCTCCGCAGCACCCTGTTTACAATTCAACCCCAGGCGGGTCAGGTGGCCAGCGCTCAGGGCGCAGCGGCTCCACCCAGCTTCCAGGTGACGGGGCGGGGCTTTGGGCATGGCATTGGTATGAGCCAGTACGGCGCGTTTGGCATGGCTTCCCAAGGCTCTAGTTATCGAGACATCGTGACGCACTACTATCGCGGGGCGATTCTGTCGCGCATTCGGGTGCAATAG
- a CDS encoding pirin family protein, whose translation MVLASHLAQVIEPETKDLGGFLARRVLPSDTRTMVGPFIFFDHLGPAVFPPGKGLDVRPHPHINLATLTYLFEGVILHRDSLGSVQEIHPGAVNWMTAGRGITHSERSPDWTRPIESTLHGIQTWIALPDAHEETDPWFHHYAAAEMPSWETGGASIKLIAGQLGDRTSPVKTFSPILYLDVELAGNAEFTLPALYSEQAVYAVTPGIALNQEPLTVHTMALLKSGESVTLSTDQPARCIVIGGEPVGPRQKWWNFVSSRPERIEQAKRDWQDWKFPEVPEETEFIPLPEA comes from the coding sequence ATGGTTTTAGCATCCCACCTAGCGCAAGTCATCGAACCGGAAACGAAAGACCTGGGCGGCTTTCTGGCACGGCGCGTATTACCGAGCGACACCCGCACGATGGTCGGCCCGTTTATCTTTTTCGACCACCTCGGCCCCGCTGTTTTTCCACCAGGCAAAGGGCTGGACGTGCGCCCCCATCCCCACATCAACCTGGCCACATTGACGTACCTGTTTGAAGGCGTGATTTTGCACCGCGACAGCCTGGGCAGCGTCCAGGAAATTCACCCCGGCGCGGTGAACTGGATGACAGCCGGACGTGGAATTACGCATTCAGAGCGATCGCCCGACTGGACCCGCCCCATCGAATCGACGCTGCACGGCATCCAGACCTGGATCGCGCTGCCCGATGCCCACGAGGAAACCGATCCCTGGTTTCACCACTACGCTGCCGCAGAAATGCCGTCCTGGGAAACGGGCGGTGCGTCGATCAAGCTGATTGCCGGACAATTGGGCGATCGCACCTCGCCTGTAAAAACTTTCTCGCCCATTCTCTACCTGGATGTAGAGCTTGCAGGTAACGCTGAATTTACGCTGCCTGCGCTGTATTCCGAACAGGCCGTCTACGCCGTCACACCGGGAATCGCGCTGAACCAGGAACCGCTGACCGTCCACACGATGGCGCTGCTAAAATCGGGGGAATCCGTAACCCTTTCGACGGATCAGCCCGCCCGCTGCATTGTGATTGGGGGCGAACCCGTGGGGCCGCGCCAAAAGTGGTGGAATTTTGTCTCCAGCCGTCCAGAACGTATCGAGCAGGCCAAGCGAGACTGGCAAGACTGGAAGTTCCCAGAGGTTCCAGAAGAAACGGAGTTTATTCCCCTGCCCGAAGCATAG
- a CDS encoding DUF4912 domain-containing protein, with protein MAQERPPLEEMTLRQLRRVASEFNVSRYSRMRKEQLIAAILSAQRAAGYAPASSRLVEAQAEVEAAKFDVGQSDRAPISLAEVDEPLSDLPDGYGESRIVLMPRDPQWVYAYWDIPNSQKEELRRQGGSRLALRFYDVTDINLAVQRPHSLQQYECDELAREWYLPVPVSDRDYLVEIGYVCTDGRWLVLARSAPVRVPPVYPSDWVDDQFITVSWDEELVGKQFLELVPPTKRGVAADSIYDQLFGEAMVGGQRVDASMMGAVPNVAGSLFGSVHMAEKAVSSYVFPSGAGLWAVPTMSGITASGVGMGYTMSGVGYTASGVGYMASGAGLAYTASGSGIGFSASAPPIRPRKFWLIADAELIVYGATEPDATVTIGGQPIKLNPDGTFRFQMSFQDGLIDYPIMAVAADGEQTRNIHMKFTRETLDRRTNTQEEAVEEWLTY; from the coding sequence ATGGCACAGGAACGCCCACCCCTGGAAGAGATGACGCTCCGGCAGTTGCGCCGCGTGGCTAGCGAGTTCAACGTCTCACGCTACAGCCGGATGAGGAAAGAGCAGCTTATCGCTGCCATTTTGAGCGCTCAGCGGGCTGCGGGCTATGCGCCTGCCTCCTCTCGCTTGGTGGAAGCACAGGCGGAGGTCGAAGCAGCCAAGTTTGATGTCGGGCAGAGCGATCGCGCTCCCATTTCCTTGGCAGAAGTGGATGAACCCCTCAGCGATCTCCCCGATGGCTACGGCGAGAGCCGCATTGTGTTGATGCCCCGCGACCCGCAGTGGGTCTACGCCTACTGGGACATTCCCAATAGCCAAAAAGAGGAGTTGCGTCGGCAGGGTGGCTCACGCTTGGCGCTGCGGTTCTACGACGTGACGGATATTAACCTAGCAGTGCAGCGTCCCCACAGCCTCCAGCAGTACGAATGTGACGAACTGGCGCGGGAGTGGTACTTGCCCGTTCCCGTGAGCGATCGCGACTATCTGGTTGAAATTGGCTACGTCTGCACCGATGGTCGCTGGCTGGTGCTGGCCCGGTCTGCTCCGGTGCGCGTCCCTCCGGTGTATCCATCGGATTGGGTTGATGATCAGTTCATCACTGTGAGCTGGGACGAGGAACTGGTCGGCAAGCAGTTCTTGGAACTAGTGCCCCCCACCAAGCGGGGTGTGGCCGCCGATTCCATCTACGACCAACTCTTTGGCGAGGCGATGGTTGGCGGGCAGCGGGTCGATGCGTCGATGATGGGCGCAGTGCCGAACGTTGCAGGATCGCTGTTTGGCTCGGTTCACATGGCCGAAAAAGCCGTCAGTTCCTATGTGTTCCCGTCGGGTGCAGGATTGTGGGCCGTGCCCACGATGTCGGGGATCACGGCATCGGGCGTGGGCATGGGTTACACCATGTCTGGCGTGGGATACACGGCATCGGGCGTGGGCTATATGGCATCGGGCGCGGGGCTGGCCTACACGGCATCGGGCAGCGGGATCGGCTTCTCTGCCTCCGCGCCGCCCATTCGTCCCCGCAAGTTCTGGCTGATTGCTGATGCTGAACTGATCGTCTACGGCGCAACGGAACCCGATGCCACTGTTACCATTGGTGGCCAGCCCATCAAGCTCAATCCCGACGGCACCTTCCGCTTCCAGATGTCCTTCCAGGACGGGCTGATTGATTATCCGATTATGGCGGTTGCGGCCGATGGCGAACAAACCCGCAACATTCACATGAAGTTCACCCGCGAAACGCTCGATCGCCGCACCAACACCCAGGAGGAAGCTGTAGAAGAATGGCTGACCTATTGA